A window from Brucella sp. BE17 encodes these proteins:
- the tsaE gene encoding tRNA (adenosine(37)-N6)-threonylcarbamoyltransferase complex ATPase subunit type 1 TsaE, whose amino-acid sequence MSAQKNIEFVLPDEAATQRFGEDFSFALQKGDFVTLSGDLGAGKSSLARAIIRVIADDEALDVPSPTFTLVQSYEALRIPVAHADLYRISHGEELDELGLAEFLQEGVVLCEWPQQAEGFLPDVTFAVHLSHEGAGRRIAISGPQVAILRLERSLAIRAFLDKHDRSDAIRRYLQGDASPRKYEIIRSRHGIEILMNAPQMPYDPPLRNGKSYRQIAHLAENILAFAVIDGLLATHGFRVPEMRAADFDTGFLILENLGTTGIRAQSGEPIRERYEAAGRFLAHLHGVAWPDRVPLDGYPDHVIAGFDRDAMMIEVSLFGQWYAPRMMGRPLTDAEKQAYETAWDEVIDAIADCEKSLLLRDYHSPNLFWFPEKTGKDQIGTIDFQDAMIGPAAYDVASLALDARVTILPELEQAVVSAYCDERLKFGHAFDETLFGKAYAAMGAQRNAKLLGLFVRLDERDGKPDYLNHLPRIHDYLGRVLKHPVMAPVAHWFDEHGLIGEGTAQNENA is encoded by the coding sequence ATGAGCGCCCAGAAAAATATTGAATTCGTCCTCCCCGACGAGGCGGCCACGCAACGATTTGGCGAAGATTTTTCCTTTGCCCTGCAAAAGGGTGATTTCGTCACGCTTTCGGGCGACCTTGGAGCAGGAAAATCCTCGTTGGCGCGTGCCATCATTCGCGTCATTGCCGATGATGAAGCACTGGACGTTCCAAGCCCGACATTCACGCTGGTGCAAAGCTATGAGGCCTTGCGGATACCGGTTGCCCATGCTGACCTCTATCGCATTTCGCATGGTGAGGAACTCGATGAGCTGGGGCTTGCCGAATTTCTGCAAGAGGGCGTTGTGCTTTGCGAATGGCCGCAACAGGCGGAAGGCTTTTTGCCGGACGTCACTTTTGCGGTTCATCTGAGCCATGAAGGGGCAGGGCGACGCATTGCAATTTCGGGGCCTCAAGTAGCAATCCTTAGGCTAGAACGTTCGCTTGCCATAAGGGCGTTTCTGGACAAGCATGACCGCAGCGATGCAATTCGCCGCTATCTGCAAGGCGATGCCTCTCCGCGCAAATATGAAATCATTCGCAGCCGGCACGGCATTGAAATCCTGATGAACGCACCGCAAATGCCCTATGACCCGCCGCTGCGCAATGGCAAATCCTATCGCCAGATCGCGCATCTGGCGGAAAATATTCTGGCCTTCGCGGTCATCGACGGGCTGCTTGCCACGCATGGCTTTCGCGTGCCGGAAATGCGCGCCGCCGATTTTGACACCGGTTTTCTCATTCTGGAGAATCTCGGTACAACAGGCATACGCGCTCAGTCCGGCGAGCCTATCCGCGAACGTTATGAAGCGGCTGGTCGTTTTCTCGCGCATTTGCATGGCGTCGCGTGGCCGGATCGCGTGCCGCTGGATGGATATCCCGATCATGTCATTGCGGGCTTTGACCGTGACGCAATGATGATCGAGGTCAGCCTTTTCGGGCAATGGTACGCGCCGCGCATGATGGGCAGACCCCTGACCGATGCTGAAAAGCAGGCCTATGAAACGGCGTGGGACGAGGTGATCGACGCCATCGCCGATTGCGAAAAGAGTCTGCTCTTGCGTGATTATCATTCGCCGAACCTCTTCTGGTTCCCGGAAAAAACCGGTAAGGATCAGATCGGGACAATCGACTTTCAGGATGCGATGATCGGGCCTGCCGCTTATGATGTGGCATCGCTGGCGCTCGATGCGCGGGTGACAATTTTGCCGGAACTGGAACAGGCGGTTGTCAGCGCCTATTGCGACGAGCGCTTGAAGTTCGGCCATGCGTTTGATGAGACGTTGTTCGGCAAAGCCTATGCCGCCATGGGTGCGCAGCGCAACGCGAAGCTTTTGGGGCTTTTCGTGCGGCTTGATGAGCGTGATGGCAAGCCGGATTATCTAAACCATTTGCCGCGCATCCATGATTATCTCGGTCGCGTGTTAAAACACCCGGTCATGGCGCCGGTGGCGCATTGGTTTGACGAGCATGGGCTGATTGGGGAAGGAACGGCACAGAATGAAAATGCCTGA
- a CDS encoding nucleotidyltransferase family protein, whose protein sequence is MKMPDTAIMLAAGLGKRMRPITETIPKPLVKVAGKPLIDWGLDALAQAGVRNTIVNVHYLADKLIDYLKNRTSPEITISDERDLLLDSAGGIINVLPLLGDKPFYVLNADTFWVGDEAKPNILTLADAWDDSQMDILLMTASLEQATGFEGKGDFVADGEGRLGRARDVSGERVIYAGVAILHSRIFADAEPGVSSLNRYFDAAIASGRLYGMPMTGHWLTVGTPEAIGEAEAALSALA, encoded by the coding sequence ATGAAAATGCCTGATACGGCCATCATGCTTGCGGCAGGGCTTGGCAAGCGCATGCGTCCAATCACCGAAACCATCCCAAAGCCTTTGGTAAAGGTTGCCGGAAAACCACTGATTGACTGGGGCCTTGATGCTTTGGCACAGGCAGGCGTCAGAAACACAATCGTCAATGTACATTATTTAGCCGACAAACTGATTGATTATCTGAAAAATCGCACCTCGCCCGAAATTACCATTTCCGACGAGCGTGACCTGTTGCTCGATTCGGCTGGCGGTATCATTAATGTGCTGCCACTGCTTGGTGATAAGCCGTTCTATGTTCTCAATGCCGATACATTCTGGGTTGGGGATGAGGCAAAGCCGAATATTTTGACGCTTGCCGATGCCTGGGACGATAGCCAGATGGATATTTTGCTGATGACAGCAAGCCTTGAGCAGGCCACAGGTTTTGAAGGCAAAGGTGATTTTGTTGCAGATGGGGAGGGGCGCTTGGGCCGCGCCCGCGATGTTTCCGGTGAGCGGGTCATCTATGCCGGGGTTGCGATCCTGCATTCACGCATTTTTGCTGACGCAGAACCCGGTGTTTCCTCGCTCAACCGCTATTTTGATGCGGCGATTGCATCAGGTCGGTTGTATGGTATGCCGATGACTGGGCATTGGCTCACCGTTGGCACACCGGAAGCAATTGGCGAGGCGGAGGCTGCACTTTCAGCTTTGGCATAA
- the addB gene encoding double-strand break repair protein AddB, which yields MRTPKLFSIPSGTSFLSAFAKALLDGRLIEGFPVNPSDPLALANATIYVPTRRAARALRSILVDMNPAKSAILPTIRPLGDVDEDAAFFNAGSTGIFDLNPPIGKAERLLLLARLIRPWRESLPAHVRALFGVDDVSVPATTSDAIWLARDLAGLMDQVETDNAEWSELSTIAPEDLADWWQVTLGFLDIVTKIWPDILSERKLSNPAKHRNELIWSEAKRLRDHPPVGPVIAAGSTGSIPATAELISTIAHLPQGAIVLPGLDRDLDTEAWNMLGAADDNPSTFGHPQYGLFKLLQAVGIARDEVEHLENMPVEKRVLERLVSEALRPAETTDRWSLLRDDAALQPQALRKTASRIDLIESANEREEALAVALALRDAISDENKTAALVSADRNLARRVVGELARFGIDADDSGGRHLRDIETATLLRLMVECVFNPGDPVALLALVKHPMLRLGGKRIERRLAAETLELVAFRGGTGRASIIDLPAFFDRRMEDSANQPWQPAWHATVTPDMIEAARNLCVSLSEAVAPLAPFAIINRRTETTEITRASVEALENLARDEAGSVTRYYSGEHGEKLASFLRQLLSSEAGLDFEALEWPSILEALMSGETVKPHPGGHPRVFIWGALEARLQTVDTVVVGGLNEGSWPAKTRNDPFMSRPMKAMIALDPPERRTGLAAHDFQMLLGMDHVVLTRAQRSDNAPTVPSRWLQRLETVLGADVSADMRARGSRFIQWAREIDQAPDVAFVRRPEPAPPVRARPRHFSVTEIETLRRDPYAIFARKILKIRPLEPLIRDPAAAERGTLFHDILGHFTQAGVDILATDAGHQLEEVGRKLFADMDLPIEIEAVWWPRFTALIPQFLEWERERAWNIETRFAEIASAKREVEGLGITLSGRADRIDLMRDGTAEVIDYKTGSTPSPRQAHVLLSPQLALEAALLVRGAFSELGAVKASDLTYVRLRAGGEVRPESILKVGRPLSEKTAVALGEEAWQRLTQLLSDYQNPAKGYLSRALPFRETELTGDYDHLARVLEWSAGGDSGGEGGE from the coding sequence TTGCGAACACCCAAACTGTTTTCCATTCCCTCTGGTACGTCTTTTCTGTCCGCTTTTGCCAAGGCACTTCTGGACGGACGATTGATCGAAGGCTTTCCGGTTAACCCTTCCGATCCGCTGGCGCTGGCCAATGCCACCATCTATGTGCCGACACGTCGTGCCGCACGCGCGTTGCGCTCTATTCTGGTCGATATGAATCCGGCTAAAAGTGCCATTCTACCGACAATCCGACCGTTGGGTGATGTCGATGAAGACGCCGCCTTCTTCAATGCGGGCAGCACCGGGATTTTCGACCTCAACCCGCCGATTGGCAAGGCAGAGCGGCTGTTGCTGCTGGCGCGTCTCATTCGTCCATGGCGGGAATCCTTACCCGCACATGTACGCGCACTGTTCGGCGTCGACGATGTCTCGGTTCCCGCCACCACGTCTGATGCGATATGGCTGGCACGTGATTTGGCGGGTCTTATGGATCAGGTCGAGACGGATAATGCCGAATGGAGCGAACTTTCAACCATTGCGCCCGAAGACCTTGCCGACTGGTGGCAGGTTACGCTGGGTTTTCTGGATATTGTCACAAAAATCTGGCCGGATATTCTGAGTGAGCGCAAGCTTTCCAATCCGGCCAAGCATCGCAATGAGCTGATATGGAGCGAGGCTAAGCGCTTGCGCGATCATCCACCTGTTGGTCCGGTGATTGCTGCGGGTTCAACCGGCTCAATTCCTGCAACCGCAGAGCTGATTTCTACCATCGCCCACCTGCCGCAAGGGGCGATCGTGCTGCCCGGACTGGATCGTGATCTTGATACGGAAGCATGGAACATGCTGGGCGCTGCGGATGATAATCCGTCGACCTTTGGCCACCCGCAATACGGCCTTTTCAAGCTGCTTCAGGCCGTTGGTATTGCGCGTGATGAGGTCGAGCATCTCGAAAATATGCCGGTTGAGAAGCGCGTGCTGGAACGTTTGGTGAGTGAAGCGCTGCGCCCAGCTGAAACCACCGATCGATGGAGCCTTTTGAGAGACGATGCGGCTCTGCAACCGCAAGCCTTGCGAAAAACGGCAAGCCGGATTGATCTGATCGAGAGCGCCAATGAGCGCGAGGAAGCGCTGGCGGTGGCGCTCGCTCTTCGCGATGCCATCAGCGATGAAAACAAAACCGCGGCTTTGGTGAGCGCAGATCGCAATCTTGCGCGGCGCGTAGTGGGCGAACTGGCCCGTTTTGGCATCGATGCCGATGATTCCGGTGGGCGACATCTGCGCGATATCGAGACCGCAACGCTGCTGCGCCTTATGGTCGAATGCGTGTTCAACCCCGGTGATCCAGTTGCCCTTCTGGCACTGGTCAAACACCCGATGCTCAGGCTCGGCGGCAAGCGTATCGAACGAAGACTTGCGGCAGAAACGCTGGAGCTGGTCGCCTTTCGCGGCGGCACAGGACGCGCGTCAATCATCGACCTGCCTGCATTTTTTGACCGTCGAATGGAAGACAGCGCAAACCAGCCGTGGCAACCGGCATGGCATGCGACCGTTACGCCAGACATGATCGAAGCGGCACGAAATCTTTGCGTCAGCCTTAGCGAAGCCGTTGCACCCCTGGCACCTTTTGCGATCATCAATCGGCGCACGGAAACAACCGAGATCACACGCGCCTCCGTCGAAGCGCTGGAAAATCTGGCCCGCGATGAAGCTGGCAGCGTTACGCGCTATTATTCCGGCGAGCACGGCGAAAAACTCGCCTCGTTTCTGCGGCAATTGCTTTCAAGCGAGGCAGGGCTTGATTTCGAGGCGCTCGAATGGCCGTCTATTCTCGAAGCGTTGATGTCGGGCGAAACGGTAAAACCGCATCCGGGCGGGCATCCGCGTGTGTTCATCTGGGGTGCGCTGGAAGCGCGTCTGCAAACGGTCGATACGGTTGTCGTGGGCGGTTTGAACGAGGGAAGCTGGCCTGCAAAGACGCGCAACGACCCCTTCATGTCGCGGCCGATGAAGGCGATGATTGCGCTTGATCCGCCCGAGCGGCGTACCGGCCTTGCCGCGCATGATTTCCAGATGCTGCTCGGCATGGATCATGTCGTCCTCACGCGAGCACAGCGTTCAGACAATGCACCGACGGTGCCCTCGCGCTGGCTGCAACGGCTTGAAACCGTGCTGGGCGCGGATGTGAGCGCGGATATGCGCGCACGCGGGTCGCGTTTCATCCAATGGGCGCGCGAGATCGATCAGGCGCCTGATGTGGCTTTCGTCAGACGCCCGGAACCCGCCCCGCCTGTCAGAGCGCGGCCAAGGCATTTTTCGGTCACGGAAATCGAGACCCTGCGCCGCGATCCCTATGCGATCTTTGCCAGGAAAATTCTCAAAATCCGTCCGCTTGAGCCATTGATCCGCGATCCGGCAGCGGCAGAGCGCGGCACCTTGTTTCACGATATTCTGGGACATTTTACCCAAGCAGGGGTCGATATTCTGGCAACGGATGCTGGCCACCAGTTGGAAGAAGTCGGGCGAAAACTCTTTGCCGATATGGACCTGCCTATTGAAATCGAGGCCGTGTGGTGGCCACGCTTTACAGCACTCATTCCGCAATTTCTTGAATGGGAGCGCGAGCGGGCTTGGAATATCGAGACACGTTTTGCAGAGATTGCGTCGGCCAAGCGCGAGGTCGAAGGCCTTGGCATAACGCTGTCGGGTCGCGCTGACCGTATCGATCTGATGCGCGACGGCACAGCGGAGGTCATCGACTACAAGACTGGCTCGACACCATCGCCACGTCAGGCGCATGTGCTTTTGTCGCCACAGCTGGCCCTTGAGGCAGCTCTTCTGGTTCGTGGTGCATTCAGCGAACTAGGGGCGGTCAAGGCGTCTGATCTGACGTATGTGAGGCTCAGGGCAGGCGGCGAGGTGCGACCGGAATCGATTTTGAAAGTGGGGCGCCCACTATCTGAAAAGACTGCCGTGGCACTTGGTGAGGAGGCATGGCAACGTCTCACACAATTGCTGAGCGACTATCAGAATCCGGCTAAGGGTTATCTTTCACGGGCGCTTCCCTTTCGTGAAACAGAACTGACCGGTGACTATGATCATCTGGCGCGGGTGCTGGAATGGTCGGCTGGCGGCGACAGCGGCGGGGAGGGCGGAGAATGA
- the addA gene encoding double-strand break repair helicase AddA, whose product MKKKRIIPQETIAAQANAANPKASVWVSANAGSGKTHVLTERVIRLLLEGTDPSKILCLTYTKAAAAVMQNRVFARLSEWAVLPDGELTERLIKLEGRRPGAERLAVARRLFARALETPGGLKIQTIHAFCEAILHQFPLEANIAGHFEMMDDLMQSALVGEARRTLLETAHGGGDEELASAFADVMQAAGEMGLQALLDEAVSRRNPLQHYLSVLGDTSERNDGLHRAFRFSPDLREADLMAELWPVPEFSDDALDLILSIQKGAARAHDFALQLKRYDKVGTLRDKEAVLRAAFLKTTGEAKSGSYVGSSAVKKLLPDFEEYFNTAAGRVEQGLDRIKELRLIRLNLAALTLIDNLLQRYNDLKRKRGLLDFEDLITRTVALLARNGAGQWVQYKLDRGIDHILVDEAQDTSPDQWQVIRMLSEEFFSGLGQRNLNRTLFAVGDEKQSIYSFQGAVPEDFAAQGRAVSLRADDAELKFERVSLNFSFRSAPDVLQAVDEVFARPDAHRGLSGATVHSAIRDNEPGEVEIWDMLTPEVVEEPDDWRVPVDHLQAPAIKLAEQIAATIRYWLDRGETIPGQNRKLAPKDVMVLVRKRDQFMPALSRALKERHVPVAGADRLKLTSHIAIQDLMALGRFVLQPSDDLSLASLLKSPLFGWDDDRLFALAHPRGAGETLFERLYHASLEEPALIATHKTLSRWRNMADTMPVFEFYTRILSADGARRKLLARLGPEAGDIIDEFQNYALSFERAGLPGLQAFLETLDASSPEIKRELDQGRDEVRIMTVHAAKGLEGAVVFLVDPGSAVWTGSRAPKLIPFDFENDGPPVKGFLWQPNTGYQTGFLSAQIEGLKARAEEEYRRLLYVGMTRAEDRLIVCGYRGSRESGETWHRLVEDALTTKAETFVHPVSGVAARRYRNTPRGLTEIDEPQAPEETRFPSLPAEYFVPIKPEPGLPRPLAPSGASALIEVDEEPPLDTLSPVLGAGGETSAFALRRGTAIHMLLQYLPEVAASERKKLAQDYLARIAADWPADERDNAWASVERILDDPTFAPVFAQGSRGEVAIMGTITLGGKDHAVSGQIDRISVDETRVMIVDYKTNRPPPKTIEAVPFAYRAQLALYRELLAPLYPGRDVEAALLFTEGPFLLPLPDAILGDALLTLENSQGKVTNQNLTDGG is encoded by the coding sequence ATGAAAAAGAAACGCATCATCCCGCAGGAAACGATTGCCGCACAGGCCAATGCTGCCAACCCGAAAGCATCGGTCTGGGTGTCGGCCAATGCCGGTTCTGGTAAGACGCATGTTCTGACCGAGCGCGTCATTCGATTGCTGCTTGAAGGCACTGATCCGTCGAAAATCCTCTGCCTGACCTATACCAAGGCTGCAGCTGCCGTCATGCAGAACCGCGTCTTTGCGCGCCTGTCGGAATGGGCGGTGCTGCCGGATGGTGAACTGACTGAGCGGCTGATCAAGCTTGAAGGTAGGCGTCCGGGGGCGGAGCGGCTTGCCGTGGCACGGCGGCTTTTTGCGCGCGCACTTGAAACACCGGGTGGGCTTAAAATCCAGACCATCCACGCTTTTTGTGAAGCGATCCTGCATCAGTTTCCGCTTGAAGCGAATATAGCCGGTCATTTCGAGATGATGGATGACCTCATGCAGTCAGCCCTTGTCGGTGAAGCGCGGCGCACCCTGCTCGAAACCGCCCATGGCGGCGGCGACGAGGAACTGGCGAGCGCCTTTGCCGATGTCATGCAGGCAGCGGGTGAAATGGGGCTACAAGCGTTGTTGGACGAGGCGGTCAGCCGCCGCAATCCTTTGCAGCACTATCTTTCGGTTCTAGGAGATACATCCGAACGTAACGACGGCTTGCACCGCGCTTTTCGTTTTAGCCCAGATCTGCGTGAAGCCGATCTGATGGCTGAGTTATGGCCGGTGCCGGAATTTTCCGATGATGCGCTTGACCTCATTCTGTCGATCCAGAAGGGTGCGGCCCGTGCGCATGATTTTGCGTTGCAGCTAAAACGCTATGACAAGGTCGGCACCTTGCGTGATAAGGAAGCCGTACTGCGAGCCGCTTTTCTGAAAACCACCGGAGAAGCAAAATCCGGCTCCTATGTGGGGTCGTCGGCGGTCAAAAAGCTGCTGCCGGATTTCGAAGAGTATTTTAATACTGCTGCCGGGCGCGTCGAACAAGGGCTGGACCGTATCAAGGAGCTGCGCCTGATCCGGCTTAATCTGGCAGCACTCACGCTGATCGACAATCTGTTGCAGCGCTATAATGATTTGAAGCGCAAGCGGGGCTTACTTGATTTTGAAGACCTGATCACCCGTACCGTGGCGCTTCTGGCGCGAAACGGGGCCGGGCAATGGGTGCAATATAAGCTCGACCGTGGCATCGATCATATTCTGGTCGATGAAGCGCAGGACACCAGCCCCGACCAGTGGCAGGTTATCCGCATGTTGTCGGAAGAGTTTTTCTCCGGCCTCGGTCAGCGTAATCTAAACCGCACGCTGTTTGCTGTTGGCGATGAGAAGCAGTCGATCTATTCGTTTCAGGGGGCCGTGCCGGAAGATTTCGCAGCGCAGGGCAGAGCGGTCAGTTTGAGAGCCGACGATGCAGAACTCAAATTCGAGCGCGTCAGCCTCAATTTCTCGTTCCGCTCCGCACCCGATGTGCTGCAAGCCGTGGATGAGGTGTTTGCGCGTCCCGACGCCCATCGTGGCCTGTCCGGCGCAACGGTTCATTCCGCGATTCGCGATAATGAGCCGGGTGAGGTGGAAATCTGGGATATGCTGACGCCGGAAGTGGTGGAGGAGCCCGACGACTGGCGGGTGCCGGTCGATCATCTTCAGGCGCCCGCCATAAAACTTGCCGAACAGATTGCAGCAACCATTCGCTACTGGCTTGATCGTGGCGAAACCATACCCGGCCAGAATCGTAAGCTTGCCCCGAAAGATGTCATGGTGTTGGTGCGCAAGCGCGACCAGTTCATGCCAGCGCTTTCGCGGGCGCTCAAAGAACGTCATGTGCCGGTTGCCGGTGCTGACCGTCTCAAACTCACAAGCCACATCGCCATTCAGGACCTGATGGCACTGGGGCGTTTCGTGTTGCAGCCATCGGATGATCTCTCGCTGGCGTCCCTGCTCAAAAGCCCGCTGTTCGGCTGGGATGATGACCGGCTGTTTGCACTCGCCCATCCACGTGGCGCTGGTGAGACGCTGTTCGAGCGGCTTTATCATGCTTCGCTTGAAGAACCTGCGCTCATTGCTACGCACAAGACGCTGAGCCGCTGGCGCAATATGGCGGACACCATGCCGGTCTTCGAGTTTTATACACGTATTTTGAGTGCGGATGGCGCAAGGCGCAAACTTCTGGCGCGATTGGGACCGGAAGCGGGCGATATTATCGACGAGTTCCAGAATTATGCCCTGTCTTTCGAGCGAGCCGGTCTGCCGGGGCTTCAGGCCTTTCTCGAAACGCTTGATGCCTCTTCGCCTGAAATCAAGCGCGAGCTTGATCAGGGGCGCGACGAGGTGCGCATCATGACGGTGCATGCCGCCAAGGGACTTGAGGGTGCCGTGGTGTTCCTGGTCGATCCAGGCAGTGCTGTCTGGACCGGAAGCCGTGCGCCCAAGCTGATCCCGTTTGATTTTGAAAATGACGGACCGCCGGTCAAAGGCTTTTTGTGGCAACCCAATACCGGCTACCAGACCGGCTTTTTATCCGCGCAGATCGAAGGTCTGAAAGCCCGCGCCGAGGAAGAATATCGCCGTCTTCTCTATGTTGGCATGACGCGTGCGGAAGACAGGCTTATCGTCTGCGGCTATCGCGGTTCTCGCGAAAGCGGCGAGACCTGGCACAGGTTGGTCGAGGACGCATTGACGACCAAGGCTGAAACATTTGTGCATCCGGTTTCAGGCGTGGCAGCACGGCGTTATCGGAACACACCGCGCGGTCTTACGGAGATTGACGAGCCGCAAGCGCCTGAAGAAACCAGATTTCCCTCGCTTCCTGCGGAATATTTTGTGCCGATAAAGCCTGAACCAGGTCTGCCGCGCCCGCTTGCGCCTTCCGGGGCGTCTGCACTCATTGAGGTGGATGAGGAACCTCCACTTGATACGCTTTCGCCCGTTCTGGGGGCAGGGGGGGAGACATCGGCCTTCGCTCTTCGGCGTGGCACGGCCATTCACATGCTGTTGCAATATCTGCCGGAAGTGGCAGCAAGCGAGCGTAAAAAGCTGGCACAGGATTATCTCGCCCGAATCGCCGCCGACTGGCCAGCGGACGAAAGGGATAACGCCTGGGCCAGCGTTGAAAGGATTCTCGACGATCCGACATTCGCGCCGGTTTTCGCGCAAGGCTCTCGCGGGGAAGTGGCAATCATGGGTACGATCACTCTTGGCGGAAAAGATCATGCCGTATCAGGTCAGATCGATCGCATCAGCGTCGACGAAACCCGTGTGATGATCGTGGACTACAAGACCAATCGCCCGCCGCCAAAGACTATTGAAGCCGTGCCTTTTGCCTATCGTGCGCAATTGGCACTTTATCGCGAATTGCTTGCCCCCCTTTATCCGGGACGTGACGTGGAGGCGGCATTGCTGTTCACGGAAGGGCCGTTTTTACTGCCCTTGCCTGACGCGATTCTTGGGGATGCTTTATTGACGCTGGAGAACTCTCAAGGAAAGGTGACCAACCAGAACTTGACGGATGGCGGCTGA
- the trxA gene encoding thioredoxin has product MATVKVDNSNFQSDVLQSSEPVVVDFWAEWCGPCKMIAPALDEIAAEMAGQVKIAKVNIDENPELAAQFGVRSIPTLLLFKDGELAANMVGAAPKSRLADWIKASAA; this is encoded by the coding sequence ATGGCAACCGTTAAGGTCGATAACAGCAATTTTCAGTCGGACGTTCTGCAATCCAGCGAGCCGGTTGTGGTGGATTTCTGGGCTGAATGGTGTGGTCCTTGCAAGATGATCGCCCCGGCTCTGGACGAAATTGCTGCGGAAATGGCTGGTCAGGTCAAGATCGCCAAGGTCAATATTGACGAGAACCCTGAACTGGCAGCCCAGTTCGGCGTGCGTTCGATCCCGACGCTGCTGCTGTTCAAGGATGGCGAGCTTGCCGCCAATATGGTGGGTGCCGCTCCAAAGAGCCGCCTTGCTGACTGGATCAAGGCCTCTGCCGCTTAA
- a CDS encoding folylpolyglutamate synthase/dihydrofolate synthase family protein: MQLHPKGFDLSLDRIRGLLEKLGNPHLNLPPVIHIAGTNGKGSASAFCRAILEASGFGVHVHTSPHLVNWHERYRLAAPGSGKFVSDDVLAKAIERVETANAGQHITVFEILTAVAFLLFAEHPADVVIMEVGLGGRFDATNVIDEPAVSLIMPISIDHQTYLGDKVELIAAEKAGIIKKDCPVVIGYQPSDAAREVLISTADRLDCPLSIYGQDFLAFEEHGRMVFQNEDGLIDLPLPRLTGRHQLANAAAAIEAVQMAGFTITEKAAEKALMVVDWPARMQRLTHGALFDLAPEASEIWLDGGHNPGAGVVIAEAFGDLEERSTRPLFLITGMINTKDPTGYFEAFTGMARHVFTVPIPSSDAGIRNDELALAAQKAGISAEPVHSVANALKILRDTWAHDETPPRILIGGSLYLAGEVLRDNGTPPA; encoded by the coding sequence ATGCAATTGCATCCCAAAGGTTTTGATCTTTCCCTCGACCGCATTCGCGGTCTTCTTGAAAAGCTCGGCAATCCGCACCTTAACCTGCCGCCGGTCATCCATATTGCCGGGACCAATGGCAAGGGATCGGCATCTGCCTTCTGCCGCGCCATTCTCGAAGCCAGCGGCTTTGGCGTTCACGTCCACACTTCGCCGCATCTGGTCAACTGGCATGAGCGTTACCGTCTTGCCGCACCGGGCAGCGGCAAATTCGTGTCCGACGATGTGCTGGCCAAAGCAATCGAGCGCGTGGAAACCGCCAATGCTGGCCAGCATATCACTGTCTTCGAGATATTGACCGCTGTCGCCTTTTTGCTGTTTGCCGAGCATCCCGCCGATGTCGTTATCATGGAAGTAGGCCTTGGCGGGCGTTTTGACGCCACCAACGTGATCGATGAACCTGCCGTTTCGCTCATCATGCCAATCTCGATCGATCATCAGACCTATCTTGGCGACAAGGTCGAGCTGATCGCGGCTGAAAAGGCCGGGATCATCAAGAAAGATTGCCCCGTGGTCATCGGTTATCAGCCGAGCGACGCCGCGCGCGAAGTGCTGATTTCCACCGCCGACCGGCTTGATTGCCCACTTTCAATCTATGGTCAGGATTTCCTCGCATTCGAGGAGCATGGCCGCATGGTTTTCCAGAACGAGGACGGGCTGATCGATCTGCCGTTGCCACGTCTCACCGGCCGTCACCAGCTCGCCAATGCCGCAGCCGCGATCGAAGCGGTGCAAATGGCAGGCTTCACAATTACCGAAAAGGCGGCAGAAAAAGCACTGATGGTCGTAGACTGGCCCGCACGCATGCAGCGCCTGACCCATGGTGCGCTGTTCGACCTTGCGCCTGAGGCTTCCGAAATATGGCTCGATGGCGGGCATAACCCGGGCGCGGGCGTTGTGATTGCCGAGGCTTTCGGCGATCTGGAAGAGCGCTCCACACGGCCCTTGTTCCTGATTACTGGCATGATCAATACAAAAGATCCGACCGGCTATTTTGAAGCTTTTACCGGCATGGCACGCCACGTCTTCACCGTGCCAATTCCTTCCAGTGACGCAGGCATCCGCAATGATGAGCTGGCCCTCGCAGCGCAAAAGGCCGGGATTTCAGCAGAGCCGGTGCATTCGGTCGCTAATGCGCTGAAAATCCTGCGCGATACATGGGCGCACGATGAAACGCCACCGCGTATCCTGATTGGTGGCTCGCTTTATCTTGCGGGCGAGGTTTTGCGCGATAACGGAACCCCGCCTGCATAG